One genomic window of Bartonella sp. JB63 includes the following:
- the pgeF gene encoding peptidoglycan editing factor PgeF — protein sequence MEPILAKDLCSLNSHQIKHGFFTRQEGVSKSFYQSLNVGQNSNDYSEYITQNHTLIAHYFDIEIKNLITVHQIHSCEVVIVDKAFIGERPKADALVTTKKGLAIGVLTADCGPVLFADPQAGVIGAAHAGWRGSLNGVLEKTISVMEEQGAKRQSIIAVLGPCIGPCHYEVKSEFYNHFIERDNQFEKYFLKTDKADHFSFNLWTFIINQLKKEGVHASCLELCTYQNEKRFFSYRRTIHRNELDHGRQISAIMLGISK from the coding sequence ATGGAACCCATTCTTGCAAAAGATCTTTGCAGTTTAAACTCACACCAAATTAAACATGGCTTTTTTACACGTCAAGAAGGTGTATCAAAAAGCTTTTATCAAAGCCTCAATGTAGGACAAAACTCAAACGATTACTCCGAATATATTACACAAAATCATACCTTAATCGCTCATTATTTTGATATTGAAATAAAAAATTTAATTACTGTTCACCAAATACACTCTTGTGAAGTTGTCATCGTTGATAAAGCTTTTATCGGTGAACGTCCAAAAGCTGATGCTCTGGTTACAACCAAAAAAGGATTAGCAATTGGTGTTCTTACAGCAGATTGTGGACCAGTTCTTTTTGCTGACCCGCAAGCTGGTGTCATTGGCGCTGCACATGCTGGTTGGCGAGGAAGTTTGAATGGAGTTTTGGAAAAAACAATCTCAGTAATGGAAGAACAAGGAGCCAAACGGCAATCAATCATAGCGGTACTTGGACCATGCATTGGCCCATGCCACTATGAAGTAAAAAGCGAATTTTATAACCACTTTATCGAACGTGATAATCAATTCGAAAAATATTTTTTAAAAACAGATAAAGCAGACCACTTTAGTTTTAATCTATGGACATTCATTATAAATCAACTTAAAAAAGAAGGAGTTCACGCCTCTTGTTTAGAACTTTGTACTTACCAAAATGAGAAGCGTTTCTTTTCTTACCGCCGCACAATTCACCGTAATGAACTCGATCATGGACGACAAATTTCAGCTATTATGTTAGGAATAAGTAAGTAA
- a CDS encoding class I SAM-dependent methyltransferase has protein sequence MSNLKERIKEIIILDGSISVSQYMTLALTDPQSGYYQKQKPFGHTGDFITAPEISQLFGEMIGIWAIMNWQAQGCPNPFILAEIGPGRGTLMDDVLRTIRKICMSAYNAADIFLIEISQYLATEQKKRLSSHQKQIHSIENFEQIPFKPLILIANELFDALPIDQYIKVNGEWRERRIALNQEGNFTFIVNAHKFPFTNLPNHCAQMPNGTILEYAPSRNQLIQKISSHLMHTKGSALVIDYGASDFAFGDTLQAVSKHRFCDIFSAPGKHDLTSHVNFFSLKTIAIQQGCFAEILEQRDFLFKMGLLERAKQLSVNKSTVIKEKIYQDIERLTGPKQMGKLFKVLHVSNKNIQIPHFDHK, from the coding sequence ATGTCTAATCTAAAAGAAAGAATTAAAGAAATTATTATTCTCGATGGCTCAATCTCTGTTAGTCAATATATGACATTAGCGCTTACTGATCCTCAATCTGGCTATTATCAAAAACAAAAACCCTTTGGACATACTGGTGATTTCATCACAGCACCTGAAATAAGCCAATTATTCGGAGAGATGATTGGCATTTGGGCCATTATGAACTGGCAGGCCCAAGGCTGCCCAAATCCTTTCATCCTAGCTGAAATAGGTCCAGGACGCGGAACTCTTATGGATGATGTTTTACGCACCATCCGTAAAATTTGTATGTCAGCATACAACGCTGCAGATATTTTTCTTATTGAAATAAGCCAATACCTTGCAACAGAACAAAAAAAACGCCTCTCCTCTCACCAAAAACAAATTCACAGTATTGAAAATTTTGAACAAATTCCTTTTAAACCTCTTATTTTAATTGCAAATGAGCTCTTCGACGCACTCCCCATCGATCAATATATAAAAGTCAATGGAGAATGGAGAGAACGTCGTATTGCACTTAATCAAGAAGGTAATTTTACGTTTATCGTTAATGCGCATAAATTTCCTTTTACTAACTTACCAAACCACTGTGCTCAAATGCCTAATGGAACGATTTTAGAATACGCCCCATCACGAAACCAATTGATACAAAAAATTAGTAGCCACTTGATGCATACAAAAGGATCTGCCTTAGTTATTGATTATGGTGCATCCGATTTTGCATTTGGAGATACATTACAAGCCGTATCAAAACATAGATTCTGCGATATTTTTTCTGCTCCTGGTAAACATGATTTAACATCACATGTTAATTTTTTTTCTTTAAAAACAATCGCTATTCAACAAGGCTGTTTTGCTGAAATTCTAGAACAGAGAGATTTTCTTTTCAAAATGGGCCTACTTGAACGTGCAAAACAGCTTAGTGTCAATAAAAGCACTGTCATCAAAGAAAAAATTTACCAAGATATCGAACGGTTAACCGGTCCAAAGCAAATGGGTAAGCTTTTTAAAGTTCTTCACGTTAGTAATAAAAATATACAAATACCTCATTTTGATCACAAATAA
- the lgt gene encoding prolipoprotein diacylglyceryl transferase produces MNDLLFCPAIAFPLFLDPVIIHLGPIAFHWYGFGYVVGILFAWWYAQELLKKRSLWYKNKAPMSTQQMSDFVTLGTIGIVVGGRLGQVLVWDPVYYFNHPSDIIAIWNGGMSFHGGFIGIIIAIIWFSYKNNINVWGMFDIIAAGAPIGIGIVRICNFINQELWGNVTTVPWAVCFYNDPQYLPRHPSQIYEALMEGFFLFIILAIVIFSFKALKRPGTITGIFNISYGIARSISEIFRVPQEDPEWFAALLHPTGFTYGMALSLPMILFGCYALLKNSKYKFIK; encoded by the coding sequence ATGAATGATCTCCTTTTTTGTCCTGCTATTGCTTTTCCTCTCTTTCTTGATCCCGTTATCATCCATTTAGGACCGATAGCATTTCATTGGTACGGATTTGGTTATGTTGTAGGCATTCTGTTTGCCTGGTGGTATGCACAAGAATTACTGAAAAAAAGGTCTTTATGGTATAAAAATAAAGCGCCTATGTCTACCCAACAAATGAGTGATTTTGTTACCTTAGGTACTATTGGGATTGTGGTTGGTGGGCGCTTAGGACAAGTCCTTGTATGGGATCCCGTTTATTACTTCAATCATCCAAGTGATATCATCGCGATATGGAATGGCGGTATGTCATTTCATGGAGGGTTTATAGGTATAATCATCGCCATAATTTGGTTTTCTTATAAAAACAATATAAACGTATGGGGAATGTTTGATATAATTGCCGCAGGTGCTCCCATCGGCATCGGTATTGTACGGATATGCAATTTTATTAATCAAGAATTATGGGGAAATGTAACCACTGTCCCTTGGGCAGTTTGTTTTTACAATGATCCTCAATATCTCCCACGTCATCCTAGTCAAATTTATGAAGCCTTGATGGAAGGATTTTTTCTTTTTATCATTTTAGCTATTGTCATTTTTTCTTTCAAAGCATTAAAACGCCCTGGAACAATAACCGGAATATTTAATATAAGCTATGGAATAGCACGCAGCATTTCTGAAATTTTCCGTGTTCCTCAAGAAGACCCAGAATGGTTTGCAGCTCTCCTCCACCCTACTGGATTTACCTATGGCATGGCTTTATCATTGCCAATGATTCTTTTTGGTTGCTATGCGCTTCTCAAGAACTCCAAATATAAGTTTATAAAATAA
- a CDS encoding accessory factor UbiK family protein: protein MYNGSNRILDELAKLATDAVGIAQGVRCEAETAFRSQAEKMINKLDFVSREEFEVVKEMVLKLYAESADLKKRLDDLEKQKSRKVKTDSV, encoded by the coding sequence ATGTATAATGGATCAAACCGTATTCTTGATGAGCTGGCAAAATTAGCAACAGATGCAGTAGGTATTGCACAAGGTGTACGCTGTGAAGCTGAAACTGCTTTTCGTTCCCAGGCTGAAAAGATGATCAATAAACTTGACTTTGTTTCACGCGAAGAATTTGAAGTAGTTAAGGAAATGGTTCTTAAACTATATGCAGAAAGTGCTGATTTGAAAAAACGTCTTGATGATTTAGAAAAACAAAAAAGCAGAAAAGTCAAAACGGATTCAGTCTAA
- a CDS encoding YbjN domain-containing protein — protein MRFAIGATEREEHPVDFIEQIACKYDWSFERNAQDEISVCVEGKRAYYRLSFSWMEEQEALHLACAFDLFIENTRTVEIQRLLLAINEKLLLGHFDYWQGDNSVIYRQGLLLAGGVHPSHIQVETLLIYALKICESHYAAFQMVAWAGENAHRALQYALFETVGNA, from the coding sequence ATGAGGTTTGCCATTGGCGCCACAGAAAGAGAAGAGCATCCGGTTGATTTTATCGAACAAATTGCTTGTAAGTATGACTGGTCTTTTGAGCGAAATGCACAAGATGAAATTAGCGTTTGCGTAGAAGGAAAACGGGCTTATTATCGTCTTTCTTTTTCATGGATGGAAGAGCAAGAGGCTCTTCATTTAGCTTGCGCCTTTGATCTTTTTATTGAGAATACTCGAACAGTGGAAATACAGCGCTTGTTATTAGCAATTAATGAAAAATTGTTGCTGGGGCATTTTGATTATTGGCAAGGAGACAATTCGGTTATTTATCGACAGGGTCTTCTTCTAGCAGGTGGTGTACATCCATCCCATATACAAGTAGAGACGTTATTGATTTATGCTCTTAAAATTTGCGAAAGCCATTATGCTGCTTTTCAAATGGTTGCTTGGGCTGGTGAAAATGCTCATAGAGCACTGCAATATGCTTTATTCGAGACCGTAGGAAATGCTTAA